In Janibacter alkaliphilus, the following proteins share a genomic window:
- a CDS encoding DoxX family protein has translation MSAPLATDTRALAGLFTASGVIHLVRPQVFEPIVPAPLREHDRALVLASGVAELACAAGLVHPATRRAAGWASVAVLLGVLPANVQMSLDHGRRAQRRQTPAARGAFAGTLLRLPLQLPMLRAAYRATRR, from the coding sequence ATGAGCGCACCGCTGGCCACCGACACCCGTGCCCTGGCCGGGCTCTTCACCGCCTCCGGCGTGATCCACCTGGTCCGGCCGCAGGTCTTCGAGCCGATCGTCCCGGCGCCGCTGCGCGAGCACGACCGCGCGCTGGTGCTCGCCTCCGGGGTGGCCGAGCTGGCCTGCGCGGCCGGTCTGGTCCACCCGGCCACCCGCCGCGCGGCCGGCTGGGCGAGCGTCGCCGTGCTGCTCGGGGTGCTGCCGGCCAACGTCCAGATGAGCCTGGACCACGGCCGACGAGCGCAGCGCAGGCAGACCCCGGCCGCCCGCGGCGCCTTTGCCGGGACCCTGCTGCGGCTGCCGCTGCAGCTGCCCATGCTGCGGGCCGCCTACCGGGCCACGCGCCGATGA
- a CDS encoding polysaccharide deacetylase family protein — translation MTTDRPQPESEERVHAGYSQDRPRRGILYRLTTSTLIVGVLLACVAWARLVSPSGEDAAPGWAEEIPTVTLSPAEQHLADAVPDYEGAVPVVNFHAVTSRADAQGAQTTPTERFARHVRALDRAGFTTITLRQLRDFLDGEGELPEKPIMLTFDDGHATTLEVIDPILARHGFTGVSFPATGSVPMRDTPSYYMTVEQVHELQATGRWEIGSHTHAQHDHGTDESGAEVSVLDHRVVRDGQLESTPQWQRRVEQDLQTSRDWLEREVAPSVPAFAYPFSQHGQGSNIDDAEQRLSGLLEDSGFQLGFVGQDGLPHRAILAGDDPMTLRRLPMLGSTTTTEMLRTISEAVPTTMPASAADLRWTGTMAACETAEDAVRATLERDGYAECRNGATAVTWEDYTLSTTVSGTDADTSASVVVRDGQDWAQAGSVEVRLRGTDVELRERTQDEPVVLARGTVSASDEHEVRISVDGRQVSVTVDDAAPISAELSAAVPGGVTLAVAGADGDTVAFSGLDLGRTASR, via the coding sequence ATGACCACCGACCGTCCCCAGCCCGAGAGCGAGGAGCGGGTGCACGCCGGCTACTCCCAGGACCGACCCCGACGGGGGATCCTCTACCGCCTGACCACCTCGACGCTGATCGTCGGCGTGCTGCTCGCCTGCGTGGCGTGGGCCCGGCTGGTCAGCCCCTCCGGCGAGGACGCCGCACCCGGCTGGGCCGAGGAGATCCCCACCGTCACGCTGAGCCCGGCCGAGCAGCACCTCGCCGACGCGGTGCCCGACTACGAGGGCGCCGTCCCCGTGGTGAACTTCCACGCGGTGACCAGCCGGGCCGACGCCCAGGGCGCCCAGACCACCCCGACCGAGCGGTTCGCCCGGCACGTGCGCGCCCTGGACCGGGCCGGCTTCACCACCATCACGCTGCGGCAGCTGCGTGACTTCCTGGACGGCGAGGGCGAGCTGCCGGAGAAGCCGATCATGCTCACCTTCGACGACGGGCACGCCACCACGCTCGAGGTCATCGACCCGATCCTCGCCCGGCACGGCTTCACCGGGGTGTCCTTCCCGGCGACCGGCTCGGTGCCGATGCGTGACACCCCGTCGTACTACATGACCGTCGAGCAGGTCCACGAGCTGCAGGCGACCGGGCGCTGGGAGATCGGCAGCCACACCCACGCCCAGCACGACCACGGCACGGACGAGAGCGGTGCCGAGGTCAGCGTGCTGGACCACCGGGTGGTGCGCGACGGGCAGCTGGAGAGCACGCCGCAGTGGCAGCGACGCGTCGAGCAGGACCTGCAGACCAGCCGGGACTGGCTCGAACGAGAGGTGGCTCCGTCCGTGCCCGCCTTCGCCTACCCCTTCAGCCAGCACGGCCAGGGCAGCAACATCGACGACGCCGAGCAGCGGCTGAGCGGCCTGCTCGAGGACTCCGGCTTCCAGCTGGGCTTCGTCGGGCAGGACGGCCTGCCGCACCGCGCGATCCTCGCCGGCGACGACCCGATGACCCTGCGCCGGCTGCCGATGCTCGGCTCGACCACCACGACCGAGATGCTGCGCACCATCAGCGAGGCCGTGCCGACGACGATGCCCGCCTCGGCCGCCGACCTGCGGTGGACCGGCACCATGGCCGCCTGCGAGACCGCCGAGGACGCGGTCCGGGCCACCCTGGAGCGGGACGGCTACGCCGAGTGCCGGAACGGGGCCACGGCGGTCACCTGGGAGGACTACACGCTGAGCACCACGGTCTCCGGGACCGATGCGGACACCTCGGCCTCGGTCGTCGTCCGCGACGGTCAGGACTGGGCGCAGGCCGGCAGCGTCGAGGTCCGCCTGCGCGGCACCGACGTCGAGCTGCGGGAGCGCACGCAGGACGAACCGGTGGTGCTGGCCCGGGGCACCGTCAGCGCGAGCGACGAGCACGAGGTGCGGATCAGCGTGGACGGCCGCCAGGTCTCGGTGACCGTCGACGACGCAGCCCCGATCTCCGCCGAGCTGAGCGCGGCGGTGCCCGGGGGCGTGACCCTCGCCGTCGCCGGGGCCGACGGGGACACGGTGGCCTTCAGCGGTCTCGACCTGGGGCGCACCGCGAGCAGGTGA
- a CDS encoding GNAT family N-acetyltransferase, with amino-acid sequence MLRTRHPVRLLGGDDVDEALELCAQDPASHVFVASRIIDGAMGRGSTSTHGYFEDGRLTALLWTVANVVPVGTDPRARLALAERARKARRRCASFLGPREEVMDLWALAGDAYPPPRSVRDQPLMTTRTRPSELGVSLDERVRPARPEELDLVLPAAEHMFTEEIGYPPYSGSPTFYRDSIWRLIQAGRTYVVVDGGRVVFKADLGSVALDTCQVQGVWLAPDLRGQGLAVPMMAAAVERAMTEHASLVTLYVNDFNAPALATYRAIGMQQVGRFATILF; translated from the coding sequence GTGCTGCGCACCCGCCACCCGGTCCGCCTGCTCGGCGGCGACGACGTCGACGAGGCGCTCGAGCTGTGCGCGCAGGACCCCGCCTCGCACGTCTTCGTCGCCAGCCGGATCATCGACGGCGCCATGGGGCGCGGCAGCACCTCCACGCACGGCTACTTCGAGGACGGCCGGCTCACCGCGCTGCTGTGGACCGTCGCCAACGTCGTGCCGGTCGGCACCGACCCCCGCGCCCGCCTGGCCCTGGCCGAGCGCGCCCGCAAGGCCCGCCGCCGGTGCGCCTCCTTCCTCGGCCCCCGCGAGGAGGTCATGGACCTGTGGGCGCTCGCCGGGGACGCCTACCCCCCGCCCCGCTCGGTGCGCGACCAGCCGCTGATGACCACCCGCACCCGCCCCAGCGAGCTCGGCGTGAGCCTGGACGAGCGGGTGCGCCCCGCCCGCCCCGAGGAGCTCGACCTCGTGCTGCCGGCCGCCGAGCACATGTTCACCGAGGAGATCGGCTACCCGCCGTACTCGGGCAGCCCCACCTTCTACCGGGACTCGATCTGGCGGCTGATCCAGGCCGGGCGGACCTACGTCGTCGTCGACGGTGGCCGGGTGGTCTTCAAGGCCGACCTCGGCTCGGTGGCCCTGGACACCTGCCAGGTCCAGGGCGTCTGGCTCGCCCCGGACCTGCGCGGCCAGGGGCTCGCGGTGCCGATGATGGCCGCCGCCGTCGAGCGGGCCATGACCGAGCACGCCTCGCTGGTCACCCTCTACGTCAACGACTTCAACGCCCCGGCGCTGGCCACCTACCGGGCCATCGGCATGCAGCAGGTCGGGCGCTTCGCCACCATCCTCTTCTGA
- the mftF gene encoding mycofactocin biosynthesis glycosyltransferase MftF (Members of this protein family, MftF, are glycosyltransferases, members of PF00535 (glycosyl transferase family 2). The encoding gene is found as part of the mycofactocin cassette, in Mycobacterium tuberculosis, many other Actinobacteria, and occasional members of other lineages. Mycofactocin itself, a putative redox carrier, is a heavily modified derivative of the C-terminal Val-Tyr dipeptide of the mycofactocin precursor MftA (TIGR03969).) has protein sequence MAEQDTAPLPTGFQVRLDPGTRSRDGGRTLYGGSGGRMVHLRPAALERLQPTGTLEVGDPTSARLARMLLERGLAHPCWRPGTDDRLADVTVVVPVLDAPLQVDRLLRRLPGVAVVVVDDGSTDPAALAAVCRRHGARLLRHPVCRGPAAARNTGLATVRTPAVAFVDADVVLDRDALVALHRHLDDPRVALAAPRVLGLEEGGGPLARYEAARSSLDLGPEPALVRPHARVSYVPSAMMLARTGVLGTGFDERMRVAEDVDLVWRLSRTHDVRYDPAIQVRHEHRTGTRAWLRRKAFYGTGAAPLARRHGSAVAPVVSPAWGLVVAGALLAQRRWSLPVAAVTTVVAELALARRLTGSRAPHRDAAAVIGLGLHATLAQTGSALLRHHWPVTAALAPFSARVRRAALAMTVLDAVLDHRRHAPGTDLVRYAVLRRADDLAYGLGLWRGCLAERSPRALLPLIRVRAAAPAHPRPDQSPDPT, from the coding sequence GTGGCTGAGCAGGACACTGCACCGCTGCCGACCGGCTTTCAGGTGCGTCTGGACCCCGGGACCAGGAGCCGCGACGGCGGCCGCACCCTCTACGGCGGGTCCGGCGGACGCATGGTGCACCTGCGCCCGGCCGCGCTGGAGCGGCTGCAGCCGACTGGAACCCTCGAGGTCGGCGACCCGACCAGCGCGCGCCTGGCCCGGATGCTGCTGGAGCGCGGCCTGGCCCACCCCTGCTGGCGCCCGGGCACCGACGACCGGCTGGCCGACGTCACCGTGGTGGTGCCGGTGCTGGACGCCCCGCTGCAGGTGGACCGGCTGCTGCGGCGGCTGCCCGGCGTCGCGGTGGTGGTGGTCGACGACGGCAGCACCGACCCGGCCGCCCTGGCCGCGGTGTGCCGCCGGCACGGCGCACGTCTGCTGCGCCACCCGGTCTGCCGCGGACCGGCCGCGGCCCGCAACACCGGCCTGGCCACGGTGCGCACGCCGGCCGTCGCCTTCGTCGACGCCGACGTCGTCCTGGACCGCGACGCGCTGGTGGCGCTGCACCGTCACCTCGACGACCCCCGGGTGGCGCTCGCCGCGCCGCGGGTGCTCGGCCTGGAGGAGGGTGGCGGCCCGCTGGCCCGCTACGAGGCCGCCCGCTCCTCCCTCGACCTCGGCCCCGAGCCGGCGCTGGTGCGCCCGCACGCCCGGGTCTCCTACGTGCCCAGCGCGATGATGCTCGCCCGGACCGGCGTGCTGGGCACCGGCTTCGACGAGCGGATGCGGGTGGCCGAGGACGTCGACCTCGTCTGGCGGCTCTCCCGCACCCACGACGTGCGCTACGACCCGGCGATCCAGGTCCGGCACGAGCACCGCACCGGCACGCGGGCCTGGTTGCGGCGCAAGGCCTTCTACGGCACCGGGGCGGCCCCGCTGGCCCGGCGGCACGGCTCCGCCGTCGCCCCGGTGGTCAGCCCGGCGTGGGGCCTCGTCGTCGCCGGTGCGCTGCTGGCCCAGCGCCGCTGGAGCCTGCCGGTGGCGGCCGTGACCACCGTGGTGGCCGAGCTGGCGCTGGCCCGTCGGCTGACCGGCAGCCGAGCCCCGCACCGGGACGCCGCCGCGGTGATCGGCCTCGGTCTGCACGCCACCCTGGCCCAGACCGGCAGCGCGCTGCTGCGCCACCACTGGCCGGTGACCGCCGCGCTCGCCCCCTTCTCCGCCCGGGTGCGTCGGGCCGCGCTCGCCATGACGGTCCTCGACGCGGTCCTCGACCACCGCCGGCACGCCCCCGGGACCGACCTGGTCCGCTACGCCGTGCTGCGCCGGGCCGACGACCTGGCCTACGGCCTCGGGCTGTGGCGCGGCTGCCTCGCCGAGCGCTCGCCGCGGGCGCTGCTCCCGCTGATCCGGGTGCGCGCCGCCGCACCGGCCCACCCTCGCCCCGACCAGTCCCCCGACCCCACCTGA
- the mftD gene encoding pre-mycofactocin synthase MftD (MftD, an enzyme found in the mycofactocin biosynthesis locus, performs an oxidative deamination of 3-amino-5-[(p-hydroxyphenyl)methyl]-4,4-dimethyl-2-pyrrolidinone (AHDP). The resulting compound, now called pre-mycofactocin (PMFT), is a biologically active redox cofactor that can oxidize the non-exchangeable NADH of TIGR03971 family SDR-type oxidoreductases.), whose protein sequence is MGNNGWFETVAEAQRRAQKRLPRSVYKALLAGSERGQTYRDNIDAFAELGFAPHVAGGPAERALGTQVMGVDLDLPVIISPTGVQAVHPEGEVAVARAAAARGTAIGLSSFGSRTLEDVVAANDRTFFQIYWSGGRDVIEQRLQRAREAGAKGVIATLDWTFSFGRDWGSPAIPEALTPKAMLSFAPEVALKPRWLLDFARTGQLPDLTTPNMAAKGEPGPTFFGAYGEWMTTPPPSWEDIAWMREAWGGPFMIKGICRVDDARRAVDAGASAISVSTHGGNNLDGIPGAIRMLPGIAEAVGDEIEVVLDSGIRRGGDVVKALALGAQAVMIGRAYLWGLAANGQAGVENVLDILSGGISSAMLGLGKASVADLAPEDILVPEGFARVLGD, encoded by the coding sequence ATGGGCAACAACGGATGGTTCGAGACCGTCGCCGAGGCGCAGCGACGCGCCCAGAAGAGGCTGCCGCGATCGGTCTACAAGGCCCTGCTCGCCGGGTCCGAGCGCGGTCAGACCTACCGCGACAACATCGACGCCTTCGCCGAGCTGGGGTTCGCCCCGCACGTCGCCGGCGGCCCGGCCGAGCGGGCGCTGGGCACCCAGGTGATGGGGGTCGACCTCGACCTGCCGGTGATCATCTCCCCCACCGGGGTGCAGGCCGTGCACCCCGAGGGCGAGGTCGCCGTCGCCCGGGCGGCCGCCGCCCGCGGCACCGCCATCGGGCTGAGCTCCTTCGGCTCGCGCACCCTGGAGGACGTCGTCGCCGCCAACGACCGGACCTTCTTCCAGATCTACTGGTCCGGCGGGCGCGACGTCATCGAGCAGCGGCTGCAGCGGGCCCGGGAGGCCGGCGCGAAGGGGGTCATCGCCACCCTCGACTGGACCTTCTCCTTCGGCCGCGACTGGGGCAGCCCGGCGATCCCGGAGGCCCTCACCCCGAAGGCGATGCTCTCCTTCGCCCCCGAGGTGGCGCTCAAGCCGCGCTGGCTGCTCGACTTCGCCCGCACCGGGCAGCTGCCCGACCTGACCACCCCCAACATGGCGGCGAAGGGTGAGCCCGGACCCACCTTCTTCGGCGCCTACGGGGAGTGGATGACCACCCCGCCGCCGAGCTGGGAGGACATCGCGTGGATGCGCGAGGCCTGGGGCGGGCCCTTCATGATCAAGGGGATCTGCCGGGTCGACGACGCCCGGCGGGCGGTCGACGCCGGGGCCAGCGCGATCTCGGTGTCCACGCACGGCGGCAACAACCTCGACGGCATCCCCGGGGCGATCCGGATGCTGCCCGGGATCGCCGAGGCGGTCGGCGACGAGATCGAGGTGGTGCTGGACAGCGGCATCCGCCGCGGCGGCGACGTCGTCAAGGCGCTGGCCCTGGGGGCGCAGGCGGTGATGATCGGCCGCGCCTACCTGTGGGGGCTGGCCGCCAACGGCCAGGCCGGGGTGGAGAACGTCCTGGACATCCTCTCCGGCGGGATCTCCTCGGCGATGCTCGGCCTGGGCAAGGCGTCGGTGGCCGACCTCGCCCCGGAGGACATCCTCGTGCCGGAGGGCTTCGCCCGGGTGCTGGGCGACTGA
- a CDS encoding mycofactocin-coupled SDR family oxidoreductase, which yields MTAGPPVAVVAGGARGIGAATARRLADSGRTVVVLDALGGSTLGYPHADAEDLARLAEGGIDGHDVDLRDPGATRAALDAVVAEHGRLDVVVAAASVVAGGPLLWQAPAHQLTALLEADLLTGVHLIQAAVPHLLDRPAEDRPSAVVITSVAGRQGLFGLSGYVIAKHAAVGLVRALAADLAGTAVTAVGVSPGATETEMLAATARIYGLESTAALAEQQHLRAPMDADEVAQVVELAATAGPVVHGAVLDADGGFRRG from the coding sequence GTGACCGCTGGGCCGCCGGTCGCCGTCGTCGCCGGCGGTGCCCGCGGGATCGGTGCCGCCACCGCCCGGCGGCTGGCGGACTCGGGGCGAACCGTCGTCGTGCTCGACGCCCTCGGCGGGTCCACCCTGGGCTATCCGCACGCCGACGCCGAGGATCTGGCCCGGCTGGCCGAGGGCGGCATCGACGGCCACGACGTCGACCTGCGGGACCCGGGCGCCACCCGCGCCGCGCTCGACGCGGTGGTCGCCGAGCACGGGCGCCTCGACGTCGTCGTCGCCGCCGCCTCGGTGGTCGCCGGCGGTCCGCTGCTCTGGCAGGCGCCGGCGCACCAGCTGACCGCCCTGCTGGAGGCGGACCTGCTCACCGGTGTGCACCTCATCCAGGCCGCCGTGCCGCACCTGCTGGACCGGCCCGCCGAGGACCGGCCCAGCGCCGTCGTCATCACCTCGGTGGCCGGCCGTCAGGGGCTCTTCGGGCTCTCCGGCTACGTCATCGCCAAGCACGCCGCCGTCGGCCTGGTCCGGGCGCTCGCTGCCGACCTGGCCGGCACCGCGGTCACCGCGGTCGGAGTCTCCCCCGGCGCCACCGAGACCGAGATGCTGGCCGCCACCGCCCGCATCTACGGCCTGGAGAGCACCGCCGCGCTCGCCGAGCAGCAGCACCTGCGCGCTCCGATGGACGCGGACGAGGTGGCCCAGGTGGTCGAGCTGGCCGCCACCGCCGGCCCGGTGGTGCACGGCGCCGTGCTGGACGCCGACGGGGGGTTCCGCCGTGGCTGA
- a CDS encoding glycosyltransferase codes for MPGTSRRERVTRVAAAVLTTVICLLFLWHVLLYLDGSRWRMPIALYTVVVSTYVLSRFLLGALYRPPSDAGHEPHVAIVVPAYNEGAAVARTIHACLAVDYPAEKVELVVVDDGSEDDTWERMEAAAALHPPGAVTLVDLGHNQGKRAAMAAGIRATEAEVLVFVDSDSVPSPGAVRQIVQGLADERVAAVSGITHVRNAYTNALTAMQMARYFVSFQLLKAAESVVGAVTCCSGCFSAYRRSAVMEVLDGWEHQRFLGAECTHGDDRALTNQLLRRGWRALYDSSAEAWTDAPATYRKFFRQQLRWKKSWFREGLILLTHSWRTHPVAFPFILAGTMAGLLSPLVLLLNLSQPAVTGTLPLVYLLGLFLVSMAYALYYRAMRDDGLWLYAFVGTYFYIAFCFQLWWAILRVRDASWGTRDLPGERAATRTGEQTTTEEVRA; via the coding sequence GTGCCCGGAACCAGCCGGCGGGAGCGGGTCACCCGCGTCGCCGCGGCGGTGCTGACCACCGTCATCTGCCTGCTCTTCCTCTGGCACGTCCTGCTCTACCTCGACGGCTCCCGGTGGCGGATGCCGATCGCCCTCTACACGGTCGTCGTCTCCACCTACGTACTCAGCCGCTTCCTGCTCGGCGCGCTCTACCGCCCGCCGAGCGACGCCGGCCACGAGCCGCACGTGGCGATCGTCGTGCCGGCCTACAACGAGGGCGCTGCGGTGGCCCGGACGATCCACGCCTGCCTCGCCGTGGACTACCCGGCGGAGAAGGTCGAGCTCGTGGTCGTCGACGACGGGTCGGAGGACGACACCTGGGAGCGGATGGAGGCGGCGGCCGCCCTGCACCCGCCAGGCGCGGTGACTCTTGTCGACCTCGGCCACAACCAGGGCAAGCGAGCCGCGATGGCGGCCGGGATCCGGGCCACCGAGGCCGAGGTGCTCGTCTTCGTCGACTCCGACTCGGTGCCCTCGCCGGGGGCGGTGCGGCAGATCGTGCAGGGCCTGGCCGACGAGCGGGTCGCCGCCGTCTCCGGCATCACCCATGTGCGCAACGCCTACACCAACGCGCTCACCGCGATGCAGATGGCCCGCTACTTCGTCTCCTTCCAGCTGCTCAAGGCGGCCGAGTCCGTGGTCGGGGCGGTGACCTGCTGCTCGGGCTGCTTCTCGGCCTACCGCCGCTCCGCGGTCATGGAGGTCCTCGACGGCTGGGAGCACCAGCGCTTCCTCGGTGCCGAGTGCACCCACGGGGACGACCGGGCGCTGACCAACCAGCTGCTGCGTCGCGGCTGGCGGGCGCTCTACGACTCCTCCGCGGAGGCCTGGACCGATGCCCCGGCCACCTACCGGAAGTTCTTCCGGCAGCAGCTGCGCTGGAAGAAGTCCTGGTTCCGGGAGGGGCTGATCCTGCTCACCCACAGCTGGCGGACCCACCCGGTGGCCTTCCCCTTCATCCTCGCCGGGACGATGGCCGGCCTGCTCAGCCCGCTGGTGCTGCTGCTCAACCTCAGCCAGCCGGCGGTCACCGGCACCCTCCCGCTGGTCTACCTGCTGGGGCTCTTCCTGGTGAGCATGGCCTACGCCCTCTACTACCGGGCGATGCGCGACGACGGCCTGTGGCTGTACGCCTTCGTCGGCACGTACTTCTACATCGCCTTCTGCTTCCAGCTGTGGTGGGCGATCCTGCGGGTGCGCGACGCCTCGTGGGGCACCCGCGACCTGCCCGGCGAGCGCGCGGCGACGCGCACCGGGGAGCAGACGACCACCGAAGAGGTGCGCGCATGA
- the mftE gene encoding mycofactocin biosynthesis peptidyl-dipeptidase MftE, producing MDVVAPDEPTGADLGRATSPQVGAATVPDGHHPGPLLIPLGALEQHGPHLPLSSDSTIAAAVCARVAERLRSTGRPALVAPVLGYGASGEHEGFPGTVSIGTEALQQVVLELVRSARRWCRQVVLVTGHGGNAEALTTAVTRLRHEGHDVVWTSCAEPGWDAHAGHAETSMMQALRPDQVGAPPFVPGAREPVADLLPRLRSGGVAAVSPSGVLGDPRQATPADGRAHLEQLAGRIAAQLEHDLSDSRGCLVRPHRVPS from the coding sequence ATGGACGTCGTGGCCCCGGACGAGCCGACCGGCGCGGACCTCGGCCGAGCCACCTCGCCCCAGGTCGGGGCCGCCACGGTGCCCGACGGCCACCACCCCGGGCCGCTGCTGATCCCGCTCGGTGCGCTGGAGCAGCACGGCCCGCACCTGCCGCTGAGCAGCGACAGCACCATCGCGGCGGCGGTGTGCGCCCGGGTCGCCGAGCGACTGCGGTCGACCGGGCGACCTGCCCTGGTCGCCCCGGTGCTCGGCTACGGCGCCAGCGGCGAGCACGAGGGCTTCCCCGGGACCGTCTCGATCGGCACCGAGGCGCTGCAGCAGGTGGTGCTCGAGCTGGTCCGCTCCGCCCGGCGCTGGTGCCGCCAGGTCGTGCTCGTCACCGGGCACGGCGGCAACGCCGAGGCGCTCACGACCGCGGTCACCCGGCTGCGCCACGAGGGGCACGACGTCGTGTGGACCAGCTGCGCCGAGCCCGGCTGGGACGCCCACGCCGGGCACGCCGAGACCTCGATGATGCAGGCGCTGCGCCCGGACCAGGTCGGTGCCCCGCCCTTCGTCCCCGGGGCCCGCGAGCCGGTCGCCGACCTGCTGCCCCGGCTGCGCTCCGGCGGGGTGGCCGCAGTCTCCCCCAGCGGTGTGCTCGGCGACCCGCGGCAGGCCACCCCCGCCGACGGGCGCGCCCACCTGGAGCAGCTGGCCGGGCGCATCGCCGCCCAGCTCGAGCACGACCTCAGCGACTCCCGCGGCTGCCTCGTCCGGCCGCACCGGGTGCCCTCTTGA
- a CDS encoding SIR2 family NAD-dependent protein deacylase, translating into MTSDADAVEETQVAGLGEAVDALRGARRVLVLSGAGMSAESGVPTFRDAQTGLWEQVDPTDLATPEAWEQDPPYVWAWYAWRIGRLRAVQPNAGHRALAELAAYREVSIATQNVDDLHERAGSTVLAHVHGSLTDLRCSDCATPHVGPVEVPEDPVERLEPPSCGECGGDVRPGVVWFGEMLPARALAETTAAIEALTEGDVVLVVGTSGVVYPAAGFPAMARAEGATVIEVNPTETEVSDVCDLRLRGTAAQVLPRLVAAITG; encoded by the coding sequence ATGACCTCCGACGCCGACGCCGTCGAGGAGACCCAGGTCGCTGGCCTGGGCGAGGCGGTCGACGCGCTGCGGGGCGCTCGCCGGGTGCTCGTCCTCTCCGGGGCCGGGATGAGCGCCGAGTCCGGGGTGCCCACCTTCCGCGACGCCCAGACCGGGCTGTGGGAGCAGGTCGACCCGACGGACCTGGCCACCCCCGAGGCCTGGGAGCAGGACCCGCCCTACGTGTGGGCCTGGTACGCCTGGCGGATCGGTCGGCTCCGGGCGGTGCAGCCCAATGCCGGCCACCGCGCCCTCGCCGAGCTGGCCGCCTACCGCGAGGTGAGCATCGCCACCCAGAACGTCGACGACCTGCACGAGCGCGCCGGATCCACGGTGCTGGCGCACGTCCACGGCTCGCTCACCGACCTCCGGTGCAGCGACTGCGCCACCCCCCACGTGGGCCCGGTCGAGGTGCCCGAGGACCCGGTGGAGCGCCTCGAGCCACCGTCCTGCGGCGAGTGCGGCGGCGACGTGCGTCCCGGGGTGGTGTGGTTCGGCGAGATGCTGCCGGCCCGCGCGCTGGCGGAGACCACCGCGGCCATCGAGGCGCTCACCGAGGGTGACGTCGTGCTCGTCGTCGGCACCTCCGGGGTGGTCTACCCGGCGGCCGGGTTCCCGGCGATGGCCCGCGCCGAGGGCGCCACGGTCATCGAGGTCAACCCCACCGAGACCGAGGTCAGCGACGTGTGCGACCTGCGGCTGCGCGGCACGGCCGCGCAGGTCCTGCCGCGCCTGGTGGCCGCGATCACCGGCTGA